From Silurus meridionalis isolate SWU-2019-XX chromosome 14, ASM1480568v1, whole genome shotgun sequence, a single genomic window includes:
- the LOC124396737 gene encoding cytochrome c oxidase subunit 6A, mitochondrial isoform X1, whose protein sequence is MKSRVQVTEPSFSSAAVGGAARPNINLVSWQRDRLLRGRSPQEQDRLKDKHSDQTHKSSTLRTRKTPDLLIICQAEPEEMAASASSAVTRRILAAASHGGHEGGVKTWRILSYVLALPGVGVCMVNAYLKQKAHSHEPPEFVPYPHLRIRTKPWPWGDGNHSMFHNRHTNPLPTGYEDSHHH, encoded by the exons ATGAAGAGCAGAGTTCAGGTTACAGAGCCGAGTTTCTCCTCCGCAGCAGTCGGTGGTGCAGCTCGACCAAATATAAACCTCGTTTCTTGGCAGAGGGACAGACTGCTCCGGGGGCGGAGTCCTCAGGAGCAGGACAGACTGAAGGACAAACACTCGGACCAGACACACAAAAGTTCGACGTTAAGGACCAGAAAAACACCTGATCTGCTGATCATCTGCCAGGCCGAACCA GAGGAAATGGCTGCGTCTGCGTCGTCTGCGGTGACTCGCCGCATCCTCGCCGCTGCGTCGCATGGAGGCCACGAGGGAGGAG TGAAGACGTGGAGGATTCTGTCCTACGTGTTGGCGTTACCTGGTGTGGGCGTGTGTATGGTGAACGCTTACCTGAAGCAGAAGGCTCACTCCCACGAGCCGCCTGAGTTCGTTCCGTATCCCCACCTGCGCATCCGCACCAAG ccGTGGCCATGGGGTGACGGAAACCACTCGATGTTCCACAACCGTCACACCAACCCTCTGCCCACCGGCTACGAGGACTCGCACCACCACTGA
- the LOC124396737 gene encoding cytochrome c oxidase subunit 6A, mitochondrial isoform X2, translating into MAASASSAVTRRILAAASHGGHEGGVKTWRILSYVLALPGVGVCMVNAYLKQKAHSHEPPEFVPYPHLRIRTKPWPWGDGNHSMFHNRHTNPLPTGYEDSHHH; encoded by the exons ATGGCTGCGTCTGCGTCGTCTGCGGTGACTCGCCGCATCCTCGCCGCTGCGTCGCATGGAGGCCACGAGGGAGGAG TGAAGACGTGGAGGATTCTGTCCTACGTGTTGGCGTTACCTGGTGTGGGCGTGTGTATGGTGAACGCTTACCTGAAGCAGAAGGCTCACTCCCACGAGCCGCCTGAGTTCGTTCCGTATCCCCACCTGCGCATCCGCACCAAG ccGTGGCCATGGGGTGACGGAAACCACTCGATGTTCCACAACCGTCACACCAACCCTCTGCCCACCGGCTACGAGGACTCGCACCACCACTGA